The following is a genomic window from Effusibacillus pohliae DSM 22757.
GAAAAATCCACGTGATATCATCAAGCGCCCTGTCATTACCGAGCGCTCCACGGAACTGATGGAAGCGAACAAGTACACATTCGAAGTCGACCTGAAAGCCAACAAGACGGAAATCAAAAAGGCGATCGAAGACATTTTCGGTGTAAAAGTCGCGAAGGTCAACACGATGCGGGTTCCGGCCAAACAAAAGCGCGTTGGACGTTTTGTCGGCAAAACTTC
Proteins encoded in this region:
- the rplW gene encoding 50S ribosomal protein L23; amino-acid sequence: MKNPRDIIKRPVITERSTELMEANKYTFEVDLKANKTEIKKAIEDIFGVKVAKVNTMRVPAKQKRVGRFVGKTSEWKKAIVTLTEDSKPISLFEGA